Within the Pengzhenrongella sicca genome, the region TGGTCTGGAAGCTCGACCGGCTCGGCCGAGACTTGCACCACCTGGTCAACACCGTCCACGACCTCACTGCCCGCGGCATCGGCCTGAAGGTCCTCACCGGCCAGGGTGCGGCGATCGACACCACCACTGCGGCAGGCAAGCTCGTCTTCGGCATCTTCGCGGCCCTGGCCGAATTTGAGCGGGAGTTGATCTCCGAGCGCACGATCGCGGGCCTCGTCTCGGCGCGCGCCCGAGGACGAACCGGGGGCCGGCCGTTCACGATGACACCTGCGAAGGTACGACTCGCGATGGCCTCGATGGGAAAGCCTGACACCAAGGTCGCCGAACTCTGCAAGGAGCTCGGGGTCTCCCGGCAGACCCTCTACCGGCACGTCTCACCGACCGGCGAGGCACGACCGGACGGCATGCGAGTGCTCGCCCGCAAGTAGGGACCCGCAGACGCTGCGTCACGGACCGGACGACCATCACTTACGTGGCGCCCCCATACGAGAGCACAACGCCGTCGAACGCTCCTTGGCCCACCTCGAGCAATGGCGAGGACTGGCGACTCCGTTCGACGAATTCGCGATCGTCCACTGCTCCGGGCGGGTCCAGCACGCCGCCATCGCCAGACGCAGCACTTCATCAACGAGCCCTAGTCGAGAACGGGTCCGTCCGTTGGTTCGGGCTGTTCGCCGGTCAGGCGTTCCATACGGTCGGCTTGGTACCGCCGCAGGAATTCTGTGTTGACCGACAGTCGGTCGACGACCTTCCACCGGTTGCCGACTTTCCCGAGCACGCCTCCAGCGCTAAACGGGAGGTGGTGGCGGTGAGCGTAGATCGCCCAGTCGTACGCGACGCCGACGAGGTCAATGCCAACCCTGCGCGCCGCGCCCTCGACGTCCGCAAGGACGTGTACTTCTCCGGACTCAGCGCTGTCGCTCTCTTCCCGCGATAGCGACACGACCGGACCGATGACGTCGACAACGTCCGTCGGCTCGGTGTGCCGCTTCATGCGCTCGATCGTTGAGGGCATTCGCTCGACTTCCGTCGGCTCGAACACGATCTCCTGCGGCACGTCCGGCTCTTGGTCGAGCACGGGCGACCACTCGAACTTGAGGTCGAGGCTCGATGAGCCGGCCTGCGTCGCGATCTCTTCCAGGGCTTCGACGATCGGAACCGTCATGCCGTTGTCCTGTGCTGTGTCAAGGTCGACGAAGTCGTCGCCACGCCGCAGGTGTCGACTCGTGACGTCGAGGCTTCGGCTGAGGGTCGTCATGACTCGCCGAGTGAAGTCCATCTCAGATTGCGGTACTTGGACTGGCGGCGCTCCAGCAGGGAGATCCGCGATCTGCGGAACTTCCGAACGATCACTGATCAGTCGTTCCGGCGTGGCCAGGACGTCAGCGCCGCGCGTCGGTCGCTCGTGGAGCCGTGCCGCCACGGTAATGATGAAGCTGCCGCGGCGGGTGTGGGCCATGCGCAGGTCTTCATTGAGGAACGTCGAGACGCGCTCGGATGTGCGCCCGGTGCCCTTCGCGTGCGGGTTGTTGGTGATGATTGCAGCGCTCTTGACCATCTTCTCGATGGCGTCGATGGTTGAGCTCGCCTGTCGGAGCGGGATCGTCCCATCCGAGTCGGAACTACGCACGCGGATGTAGAAGATGTCGGCGTGCGCACCGGCGACTCGCTCTGCCAACTCGGAAATCGACCAGTCGTACGTTCGCGCTACCCGCTCTGCTGCCTCAGCGAGACGACGGTCGAAGTCGACACTTTCAGCGTCCCGGGGGATGTGGACGACGGCCGCCGCTTGCGTTGCGCTGTCCGCGTGGACCCACGTCTCCCTGAACGGCAACTGCGAGTGCAGGGTCCAAGCCTGGATCGCGAGGAACTGGTGCAGCGATCGAGGGGCAAGGATGTCAGCGAAATCGTGGAAGTCGTCGAGCCAGGACCTGGTCATGACCCGCTCCGCCAACGTGCAGCTTCACCCATGAGATCGAGAAGCACAGGGGTGGTCAACAGATTCGCGTACGGCAGATGGACCACGTGCGAATCCTGGCCATGGGGAACCGGCGGCAGGTCCTGTCCGCGAAGGAAGTATGGCTGGCAGTAGGCGAGGAGTCCTTCGTCGGTCCAATCGAGCCAATGGCCGGGATGCTCGGGCACTACCACCACACACAGCGCTGCCATCGACCCCCGATTCGGCGCCGACAGGAGCCGCGACGTCCTGGCGTCGAGTGGCCACGCAACATGATCGTCACGAAGCGCACGCTCCTGACCGGTGCATTTCATCTGCAGATCGAGACTCGGCCCCCACGTGTGCGGGCTGTAGTTGTGTGATGAGCTGAGGGTGACGTCGCGGCCGTCGTAGTCCATTTTCCACGTGCCCACGTCCAGGCCAGCGCTTGAGGCGAGCATCTCGATGACCGCGATGCTCAACCTCTCTTTGAGTCCCGACACGGGCGGGATGTCGTCCAGCAACTCATGCGTGTAGGGGCGGCCCGCTGCAGTTGCCCCGACTGACATGGCCAGCACGCTAGCGGATGATCCGGTCGCGCGGGCCCCCGTCACCCCAGTGACGTTCTGCCGCCTCGCGGAGCTGGAAGACCGAAGGGAGTCTCGTGCAAGCGACTTCGGACATCCGTGCAGGCGACTTCGAGAACTGACAACGTCGACGTCGCCGGCACACGGCCGCCGACGAACCGAAACCCACCACCGAAACTCCGGCGCACCGAAACCGCCTCTAGACCGTTTCTGGTTGGCCCGGTAGACTGGTGCTCTGCCCAGGAGAGGGGGGGCCGCGACGTGGCCACCAAGTTCGACGTCGAGGAGCGCTGGCCCGAGCTGTTTGCACAGCTCGACGCGACCCAGCGCCGCGCGGTCGTGCAGTCCCTCGCCAGTGCGTGGCACGAGGGCTGGGAGCCCAACCGCGAGGACGTGGAGAACCTGACCGACGAGGCCCGCGGAGCGATCGATCGTGCGGAGTACCTGCGGCGGGTCGACGCGGCTGCCGAGCGGCGTCGCAAGGTCTCAGTCGCTAGTTGATGGCCGCAGGGTTCGACACGTGGGAGTCGTACTTCTACCCGCCGCCCGATGCTGGCACGCTGCGCAACCTGCTCGACGAGCGCGACCCCGACGTGCTGCTCGTCAAGGAGTACGGGCGCGCCGCAGTGCGCCAGCGTGAGCTGTTGTCCGGCGCGGACGTGGCGATGGACCAAACGTACGACGCCGAGCACGTGCGCGCGATCCACCGGCACCTGTTCCAGGACGTCTATGAGTGGGCGGGGGAGTTCCGCAGCGTGAACATCTCAAAGGGCGTCGGGCGCGGGTTCGGTGACATCAAGACCGGAGAGGTCGACCGGCTGCTCGAGGACGCGCGGACGCGCGTGGTCGGCACCGACTGGTCACGGTTGGACCGCGAGGGGTTCGGGGAGAAGGCCGCGGTCGTGTTCGCCTACCTCAACCAGGCGCACCCGTTCCGGGAGGGCAACGGCCGGGCCGCCAAGGTGTTCATGGAGCACGTCGCGGAGCGCTCACGTTTCACCCTCGACTACGGCCAGGTGAGCCCCGAGGTGTGGAACCAGGCGTCCCAGCTGAGCCAGCCCGACATGTTCGCCTACGACCCCGAGCCGGCCTCGCTGGTGCCGGTGTTCCGGGCGATCGCGCAGCCGCGCACGAACGGCCCGGCGGGCCTGCCGTCGACCCGCTCGGTGCTGCGGGCGTCCTACCCGCAGGCCGCCACCGAGGCGACCAGCCAACCGCCGCACACGGGGCCGCAGACGCGCCGCAGCGGCCCCTACATGCCCGGGCGCGGCAGCGGGCATGGGATGGGGGAGTGAGGCCGTCATGAGCAACGTCGTGGGCTACGCGCGGGTGTCGACGCGTGAGCAGAACCCGGCCGCGCAGGAGGCCGAGCTGCATGCTGCCGGTGCGGTGCGGGTGTTCGTCGACCGGGGCGAGTCGAGCCGCGTCCGGGACCGCCCGCAGTGGCTCGCCTGCCTGGACTACTTGCGCGAGGGTGACACGCTCATGGTGCGCCGGCTCGATCGGGTCGCCGGCAGCGAGACGATGGCCATCGAGACCATCAACGAGCTGCACGCGCGCGGCGTAAATATCAAGTCCCTGACCGAGCCGGACATCGACACCACGACGCCGATGGGCCGTGCGCTGTTCGGGATCGTCGCGGTGTTCGCGCAGTTGCGTGCCGACACGATCCGCGACAACACCAAGCGCGGTCTGGCTCACGCCCGAGCGCACGGTCGTGTCGGCGGTCGGCCATCGGTGATGACCCCGGAGCGCACCGAGGCGGCGCTGCGGATGCGCGCGCAGGGCGACAGCATCGCCCAGATCGCACGCGTGCTCGGAATCGGTGCATCCAGTGTCTCGCGCGCTCTGGCCAAGACCCAGGCCCCGGCGACCATCTGAGCGGTTCCATCGGCACTAGCCCATCTTCCCGATAGCGGCCAGCCAGCGCACGACAGCCCCTGTCCAGGGTGCGGCGTAGCCGCATCACGCAGTGACGCGAAGCGCCTTGACGGGGGGCTGTCGCGCGTGAGGATCGAAGCTGCGGGGGAGAGGGGTGCCACGCACCCCCACCCCGGCCGTGCACGGGCACGCACTCGCCCGACAGGGGCGCGCGTGCGGCCGGTGACGGTGCAAGAGGCCGACGACGGGACGGTCGCAGACTGACCGCGCCCGGTGCCGCTGGGGTGGTGGCTGTGGGTGCACACTCGACGTCGTGCGCAGGCCTCCTCCTGGACGTTCGGTGTGGTCCATCGCGATTGGCGGCACCCGTGCCGGCGGCCAAGTGAGCAGCGGCAGGTCGTCGACCACAGCTCGGCCCTGTACTTAGACGATCGTCTTCGTACGCCTCGGCGTGAGACGCACGCCAGACGATCAGACGTCGATCTCGCGAGAACATCGCTCCCCAGACCGACGGCGAACGCCTTGTCGCAGGGTCGGGCTACTGGACCTGAGGCGTCGACATGTACGCGCGGACGACCAGCACCCACGCGGCCAATGCGGCGAGCGGCGGGAGTACCCAGACGGAGCCCATGCCTGTCCCGTCGTGCACGCCCAGAATCCATGCCGACCCCAGGCCGCACAGGGAAGCGACGACAACAGCCGCGCCAGGCGCGAACAGCAGACGGCGGCTCAACGCCCGCCGCTTGCTGCGCACGGCGCTCAGGTCAAGAAGGTTGCGACGTGTCACCGCGTCCGCGGCGACCACCGCTCCCCCTCCGAAAGCGATGACGAGCACGGCTATCAACGCACCGACGACGGCAGCAACCCGGCCCGTTGTCCGCGCGGTAGTGGCCCGTGCGTAGTACTCACCCTCCTCGGCCACCTGCGCCGCCGGCGCGATCCGGCCGAGCGCTGACCGGAACTGCGCCTGCTGGGTGATCGAGAGATCGC harbors:
- a CDS encoding Fic/DOC family protein, with the translated sequence MAAGFDTWESYFYPPPDAGTLRNLLDERDPDVLLVKEYGRAAVRQRELLSGADVAMDQTYDAEHVRAIHRHLFQDVYEWAGEFRSVNISKGVGRGFGDIKTGEVDRLLEDARTRVVGTDWSRLDREGFGEKAAVVFAYLNQAHPFREGNGRAAKVFMEHVAERSRFTLDYGQVSPEVWNQASQLSQPDMFAYDPEPASLVPVFRAIAQPRTNGPAGLPSTRSVLRASYPQAATEATSQPPHTGPQTRRSGPYMPGRGSGHGMGE
- a CDS encoding recombinase family protein; protein product: MGYARVSTREQNPAAQEAELHAAGAVRVFVDRGESSRVRDRPQWLACLDYLREGDTLMVRRLDRVAGSETMAIETINELHARGVNIKSLTEPDIDTTTPMGRALFGIVAVFAQLRADTIRDNTKRGLAHARAHGRVGGRPSVMTPERTEAALRMRAQGDSIAQIARVLGIGASSVSRALAKTQAPATI
- a CDS encoding antitoxin VbhA family protein, which gives rise to MATKFDVEERWPELFAQLDATQRRAVVQSLASAWHEGWEPNREDVENLTDEARGAIDRAEYLRRVDAAAERRRKVSVAS
- a CDS encoding recombinase family protein — its product is MLVGYARVSKADGSQTTDPQRDALLQAGVEDERLYEDRASGRRDDRPGLAECLKSLRDGDTLVVWKLDRLGRDLHHLVNTVHDLTARGIGLKVLTGQGAAIDTTTAAGKLVFGIFAALAEFERELISERTIAGLVSARARGRTGGRPFTMTPAKVRLAMASMGKPDTKVAELCKELGVSRQTLYRHVSPTGEARPDGMRVLARK